GTTAGTAGCTCGAATGGTAGTGGCAGTGCCGCTTTGCCCAAAATATAATTTGCCACTGCCACTATATGAAGCACTAGTATCAATACTAAGATCGCCAGCTATGTCAGTTGTTACGTATATATCCCCTACAGTACCATTAAAGATTTTTGCTAAGGCGACATGGTTTAAAGGTTGAGCTAGAGTACCGATACTGCCTTTAACTGTGGTAGTGTCTCTAAGCCATACTCCACCTGTGTTAGCTGTTTGGGTCTCAAAGGCTATACCCCCTTCACCATTAAAAGTATAGATGGGTTCTGCTATAATAAAGCCTGTGCTAGTTCCCCACGAATTATCCAAGATAAATTTTTGATTAACTGTTATGCCGGTAGTAGCGCTCAAAGCTGAACCATTAAAATTCGTAGTGCTGGGATGATTGGCTGTATCAATTGTAATGGCGGCAAAAGCAGATGAAGCACTGCTCAGGTAAAGTGCAGTAGTTAGATAAATTATCCCTTTCTTAATCCTCCAATATTTCATCTGTAAGCCGCTAAAGTGTATTAATATATTAATAACATTCTAGCATAAATTATTGAATTATAAAAGTTAAAAAATTAACCAAGATAAAAAATTTTTATTATTTCTAAATAAATTAAGGATGAAATATCTGCTTAACTTTTTGAGCTATTAAAGAAGCAAAAAGAATACATGATAATAAAACGATAGTAATAGGGGTAATGGCTAAGTCAGAATAATAAGATATAATAATAGCAATGGTAGCGATTGTAACATTGATTATATAGCTGGCAACGCACATAGAAAAAGGATTTTTGGTAATAATCCTAGCAATAGCCGATGGTAAAATCAAAATAGCAGTAATCATTAATATCCCTACTAATTTAATAATCATAGCAATTGTAAATGATATAATAGTAAGATAAATTAGCCTAAATTTATGGATATTTAAGCCATTACTTGCTGCTATATTTTCATCAATGACTATTAGCAACAATTTATTCCAGTTAAAAAACAACCAGCAATAAACCACTAAAGTTAGCATGGATATAGTAATGATGTCGTTGTTATTCACGGCGAGCAAATCACCAAAAAGATATGAAGATAAGTCAATATTATTTGGATAAAAATGTAAGATTATCAATGATAATGCCAGAAAAAACGGGGAAATAACGTTAATGATAAGATCAAATTTAAAGTAAGTTTGATTTTTAAGGCTGATGATAATTAAGCTAATTAATATACTAAAAATAATTAATAAATAATTGAGATTGATATCAATTAATATGGATAACGCCACGGCCAGCATTAGGCTATGAGCTAAATAATCTGCAAAGTAGCTAATTCTTTTCCATATCAAGATACATCCTATAGGAGCTGTAAGCAACGAAACCAACAAATTTATTAAGATTGGAAATAAAATAATAGACATTCAATATTAAATAAGGGGTGGTGCCCCAGGCCGGACTTGAACCAGCACGTTCCGCAAAGAACAGCAGATTTTGAGTCTGCCGCGTCTACCAATTCCACCACTGGGGCAATCAAATAAGATTTAGACAATGTTTATAAATTATGTACAATTACTTGTCAAAACAACTTTTTTTTAAAGCACATATTTTATGATTATAAAAATCAATAATAAAAGGTTACGAAACACTGTTGTTTTATTTCTAGTAACTTTTTTTGAAATTATAGCCTGCCTTGAAACTGATATAAATGTGCCGAGCTTCCCTAATATGATTGATTATTTTGGGATAAATCCTGCTGATATTCATTGGGTGGTTGCAATTAATATGGTCGGTATTTGTCTTGCTAGCTGGGTTGTAGGACCGCTTTCGGATACTATAGGAAGAAGAAAAGTATTATTATTTTCAGGTGTATTTTTTCTAATTGGATCAATTATAGCGGTAAATACTACAGACTTTAGTATTTTGCTTTTAGCACGATTTATTCAAGGAATAGGATGTAGTAGCTATTTTGTAATATGTAGTGCCGTGATTTTTGACTTATATGATAAAAAGCAAGCGGTTGTAATCACAGGTTATTTAGGTAGCTTAATCACTATATTTTTAGCCATTGCTCCTATAGTAGGAAATTATATAAATATTAATTACGGTTGGCGTATGAATTTTATTTTAATTCTATTTTTAGCCATTATTGCTTTTTTCTTAAGTTTGTTTTTTATGGAAGAATCTTTAGCTGATGAGAAAAAAGCTAAGTGGAAATTCAAAAGATTATTTCAAGATTATTATAGTATTTTTAGTAATCTTCAGGGTATGAAGAATTTAAACATTATAGGTATTAGCCTTTCAGTCTTTATAACTTATATTGTAAATTTATCTGTAATCTTTGTAGATAATTTACATGTAAGCCAAGAAAGTTATGGTTACCATCAAGGAATAATAATGTTTATTTTTGCTTTATGTAGCTTATTTACTGGTAAGATAGTTGTTAGATTAGGTTTTAAGATAGTAAAAGCAGCAAGCCACCTTCTTACCACCTTAGGCTCAAGTTTGCTAATCATCGTAGCTCTCAATTTTGCAACTGATGCTAATCTAATAACATTAAGTATGATCTTATTTACTATAGGTTATTCGTTTATAATGAATCTTGCCTTTGTAGAATATATGAGTTGCTATCCGCAAAATAGCGGAGCAGCCTCTTCGTTAAATACTACTTATCGGCTGATACTTAATGCAATCATTTTAGTAGTAGTATCAATGAATTATAATGGCACCATTCTGCCGGTAGCTATCTGTATTTTTATAGGAAGCCTAGTAATGCTAGCGCTTAATATGTTGCCTAACAGCAAAGAGTCTGTGACAATATAATTAAAATTACAATTTTATTGTTATATAGGTAGGCGATGTATTTGGTAATTTATATTTTAGCAGCAGTTTTGGGTTCAACAGCTTTAGTAATTTCTGGCTATTCCTTTCTGTTCTTTCTAGTAGGAATGTTGCCAACTATTGTAGCCTGCATGATTGATAGGAGGCTTTCTAGAGCTGCTTCTAATACAATTGGCGCTTTTAATCTAACAGGTGTTTTTCCTTATTTGCTTGATTTGTGGAATTCTGGGGATGCTGCTAGTAACAAGGCTAGGGATTTGCTTGGTGATGTTCATATTTGGTTAATAATATATTCTTCAGCAGCGCTTGGATTACTTTTAATCTGGGGTTTGCCTACTTTAATGGGAAATTTTTTTGTGTTTAGATCTAAAAAGAAAATCGAATATTATCGAGAAGAACAAATGGAGTTATATCATGAATGGCAGTTTGATATAGATAAAAGTACCTTTCGAGAGTATCTAGCACATCATAAAACACTTGATAAGAAAGAGTAGAAAACTTATAATAACTGCAAATCAAGCTTTTGAAGTTATTAAATATATTTAGTAAAAATTTAATTTAGGTGTTGTAGTGAGTAAATATCAAAATAAACCGCTTTCTCCCCATTTATCAATTTATCGACCACAAATTACCTCAATTTTATCAATTAGCCATAGGGTTACCGGGTTTATATTATTTGTGGCAATGACCATACTGGTATGGCTTATATGTGCTATAACTTATTGTGATGCCATGGAGGTTTTAAAGAGTATAAGTGATTTACTTAATGCCAATATTTTAGGCAAAATTCTTAAAACTGCTATTATTATTGTAATGTTTTGTATGTTTTTTCATTTATTAAATGGAATTAGGCATCTTTTCTGGGATATAGGTAAAGGATTTGAATTAAAATCTGTATATAGAAGCGGCTATTTGGTGATAATAGGGGCAATCTTATTAACTATAGGCATCAGCTGCTATATTTTCTTTAATTAGTAATGGATAAAATAATGAAAAAAAGTGCTTTTATAACTCCTTTAGCCCGGGTTAGAGGTTTGGGTTCTGCTAGATCTGGAGTAGGTCACTATATTCACCAAAGGCTTTCAGCTGTGCTAATGATACCGCTCTGTCTTTGGTTAGTTTACTTTATAGTTACCATTGCTCATAGTAATCTTGAAGAGATTGTGTTTGTTATAGCGGGTCCTCTAAATGCATTTGCATTGGTTTTATTCATGAGTGCTTCTCTTTATCATGGTATGCTAGGTATTAAAGTTATCATTGAAGATTATGTACATTGTGAATGTATCAAAAGCGGTTTAATAACAGGTCTTTATTTAGTATCTTATATAACTATTATAGCTGGAGTTATTTCAGTTTTGGGATTGCATTTTAAATATTATTTAGCTTAAATAAGGATATTAATTTTTATGACATTATCTTCTTATCAATTTGTTGACCATTATTATGACGTGGTAGTAGTAGGAGCAGGAGGTGCTGGCTTAAGAGCCACTTTTGGAATGGCCGAAGCTGGTCTTAAAACCGCTTGCATCACGAAAGTTTTCCCCACC
This window of the Rickettsiales endosymbiont of Stachyamoeba lipophora genome carries:
- a CDS encoding metal ABC transporter permease; protein product: MSIILFPILINLLVSLLTAPIGCILIWKRISYFADYLAHSLMLAVALSILIDINLNYLLIIFSILISLIIISLKNQTYFKFDLIINVISPFFLALSLIILHFYPNNIDLSSYLFGDLLAVNNNDIITISMLTLVVYCWLFFNWNKLLLIVIDENIAASNGLNIHKFRLIYLTIISFTIAMIIKLVGILMITAILILPSAIARIITKNPFSMCVASYIINVTIATIAIIISYYSDLAITPITIVLLSCILFASLIAQKVKQIFHP
- a CDS encoding MFS transporter — protein: MIIKINNKRLRNTVVLFLVTFFEIIACLETDINVPSFPNMIDYFGINPADIHWVVAINMVGICLASWVVGPLSDTIGRRKVLLFSGVFFLIGSIIAVNTTDFSILLLARFIQGIGCSSYFVICSAVIFDLYDKKQAVVITGYLGSLITIFLAIAPIVGNYININYGWRMNFILILFLAIIAFFLSLFFMEESLADEKKAKWKFKRLFQDYYSIFSNLQGMKNLNIIGISLSVFITYIVNLSVIFVDNLHVSQESYGYHQGIIMFIFALCSLFTGKIVVRLGFKIVKAASHLLTTLGSSLLIIVALNFATDANLITLSMILFTIGYSFIMNLAFVEYMSCYPQNSGAASSLNTTYRLILNAIILVVVSMNYNGTILPVAICIFIGSLVMLALNMLPNSKESVTI
- the sdhC gene encoding succinate dehydrogenase, cytochrome b556 subunit, whose protein sequence is MSKYQNKPLSPHLSIYRPQITSILSISHRVTGFILFVAMTILVWLICAITYCDAMEVLKSISDLLNANILGKILKTAIIIVMFCMFFHLLNGIRHLFWDIGKGFELKSVYRSGYLVIIGAILLTIGISCYIFFN
- the sdhD gene encoding succinate dehydrogenase, hydrophobic membrane anchor protein → MKKSAFITPLARVRGLGSARSGVGHYIHQRLSAVLMIPLCLWLVYFIVTIAHSNLEEIVFVIAGPLNAFALVLFMSASLYHGMLGIKVIIEDYVHCECIKSGLITGLYLVSYITIIAGVISVLGLHFKYYLA